The Shewanella pealeana ATCC 700345 genome contains the following window.
AATTTATTAGGAGTGACGATGAAGTTAGCAAGTTATGATAATGGACGCCGTGACGGTCAACTGATGTTGGTCAGCAAAGATTTGACTAAGGCGGTTGCCGTGCCTGCTATTGCTCATACTATGCAACAACTGATGGATGCATGGGAACTGCTTAACCCACAATTAGTTGAACTTTACGATGCATTAAACAAGGGCATGATGGATAACGCTGTTGATTTTGATGAATCTAAATGTTTGTCTCCGTTACCAAGAGCTTACCAATGGGCCGATGGCAGCGCGTACGTTAACCATGTTGAGCTAGTGCGTAAAGCCCGTGGCGCAGAGATGCCAGAAACATTCTGGACAGATCCACTGGTTTACCAAGGTGGCTCTGACTGCTTTATTGCCCCTAAGGCTGATATCCCACTAGGTAGTGAGGAGTGGGGCATCGACTTTGAGTCGGAAATTGCGGTGATCACCGACGATGTGCCAATGGGCGTAACGGTTGATAATGCCGCGAAGCACATTAAATTACTGATGCTAGTGAATGACGTTTCACTAAGAAACCTTATACCAGGTGAGCTTGCAAAAGGTTTTGGCTTCTTCCAGTCAAAGCCATCGAGTAGCTTTTCACCAGTGGCGGTGACACCTGATGAGTTAGACGATAAATGGCAGGATTCTAAAATCCATCTGCCACTAATAACGCATTTAAACAGTGAGCTTTTTGGGCGCCCAAATGCGGGTGTTGATATGACGTTTAACTTCAGCCAACTGGTTTCTCATGTGGCTAAGACCCGTCCATTAGGCGCGGGCGCTATTATCGGCTCAGGCACCATCTCAAATTATGATCGCAGTGCTGGTTCAAGTTGTCTTGCTGAGACTCGCATGCTTGAAACGATAGCTGACGGAAAACCATCGACCTCATTTATGGGCTTTGGTGATCGCGTACGCATCGAAATGCTCGATGAAGACAATAACAGCATCTTCGGGTCGATTGACCAGCAAGTGGTGCAATATAAGGCCTGATGGTTTTAGGGTGATTCTATTGCATAGAAGGCTAATTCTTAGGAGTTAGCCTTTTTTCTAAATACGCTCTCTAGTTATATCGGATATTTCGATTTTAAAATAAGGATGGTACTCAGATGAAGCTTTATGGTTATTGGCGCTCCAGCGCCGCTTATCGCGTGCGGATCGCGATGAATCTTAAGTCGCTTGCAGCCGAACAAGTTTCAGTACACTTGGTGAAAGATGGTGGTGAGCAGCATAGTCGCGAGTATCAACAGATAAATACTCAAGAGTTGGTACCAAGCTTAATGATTGACGACAATGGCCAGCAGCGCGTGTTAACGCAGTCATTGGCAATAATCGAGTACATGGAGGAGGTTTATCCTGAGGTTGCCTTACTGCCTAGTGCGCCATTTGATAAGTCGATAGTGCGTGCGATGGCATTAACGGTTGCGTGTGAGGTTCATCCGCTAAATAACTTAAAAGTACTACAGTATTTGGCGAATGAACTCGATACTACAGATGAAAAGAAAGCGGCCTGGTACCATCATTGGGTTCAAGAAGGTTTTAGCGCATTAGAAAAGCAATTAGAGCAGCATAGCGGGCTTTTCTGCTTTGGTGATACCCCAAGTCTTGCCGACATCTGTTTAGTGCCTCAGGTGTATAATGCTAAGCGTTTTAAGGTCGATATGAGCCCATATCCAAATATTGAGCGCATAAACGTACACTGTTTGACTCAACAAGCCTTTATTGATGCGATACCAGAAAACCAACTGGATGCCAGCTAGCAGTGTCGCATAGAAACTCAATGAGCGCTTTTATCAGCTAGGGCGATATATAGCACTTAATGCAGCATAACAGGGATCTGTAATTACCTAGCTAACGGTTTTGCATCAGAAACTCAACGAACGCCTTGTCGGCTTGACTGATAGGGCGTTGTTTCTTCCAAGCAATATGCAAATCCAAAAAGATAGGTGGGTTGAAGGGCTTGGCGCAAATGTTGTCGTGTTTTTCTATCACCATTTCAAGCACACTGGTTATTCCATACTCCTGTGCAACAACTTGTTTAATGAGATTAATCAGGTTGGTTTCAAAGGCGATATTTGCCTTAAGGCCTAATTTCTCCGCCTGTTCAAGCATCCAATCACGGTGAAAGTAACCCGGTTTAAAGAATACCAGTTCATGCTGGAAAAACGCTTGAAGCGTCACCGTATCTAATTTGGCTAAAGGGTGTTCTTTACCCACTGCGACGACCATCTGCTCCTGCAGTAGTAGGTGACTGTCAAACTCATCGGTCAGATCGTTGGCGGTAATGATGGCGATATCGACATCTTCATTCTGTAGCATTCTGAGGGTGTCTCGAGTACCGCCTTCAAACAGGGATAATTTAAGTTCTGAATGTTGGTGGCGAAATGCCATTAATCGCCTAGGTAGATAATAAGACCCTAGCATACCAGGCACTGCAACTCTGACTTCGCCCATCGTCAGGTTTGCCATCGATTTTATGTGCGCTTCAGCTTGCGCCATATTTTTGATTATCAGCTTGGCATGCTGATGTAGAGCGCTGCCTTCAGCAGTTAGCGAAAGTGTTTTACTGCTTTTATTCGCCCCTCTATCAACTAGGGTGACGCCGAGCTCCTGCTCTAAGCGCTTAATGCTTTGACTCAACGCTGGCTGCGCCATATTGAGCCGCTCGGCGGCTTTAGTGAAGCTACCCGCTGTAATTAAGGCATCTAAGTATTTTAGCTGTTTAATATCCATCTTTGCTCTACTGAGTTTTGCTAAATAAGCAGGTCGCACTGAAGTGAGATGGACCTATTGCTATTGGTGTATGTTTACCAGTCTATAGGAGTTCTAGATTAAAACTTGTATAACAAAAATCAATAACTATTGTGTTTTTTAGTTGTTATTCCTATGGGGTGCTCGCTGTTATTCTATCTTACAATGAGATAACTTGAGTTAGTCCCCCATGAATACCCGCAGTCAGGCGAAACAAGACGGCAGTGAAATCCGCTTAATCATTGGCTTATCTATTGCCTCAATGGTTATTTTTATTAACTTGTACCTAGTCCAAGGCATGCTGCCGCTTATTGCGGACTCTTTTTCTGTATCAAAAAGTCATGCAACACTCTTGTTGTCGGTAACCAGCTTTACCATGGCGTTCTCACTGTTACTATTTGCGGTGTTGTCCGATCGAGTTGGTCGTAAAAAGCCAATTCTAGTCAGCTTATACCTGTTAGTTATTCTCGATTTTTGTGCATTTTTTATTACTGAGTTTAACCAGCTAATTTTACTGAGAATGCTACAGGGAGCTTTGCTCGCATCAGTACCTGCTATGGCGATGGCTTATTTTAAAGATGAGCTCGGTAATAATGCATTATTGAAAGCTGGTGCAATCTATATTGCCGCTAACAGTGTTGGTGGGATAGCCGGACGCTTGCTAGGTGGTGGCATGGCGCAGTATTTAGATTGGCAGCAAGCGATGGCACTACTTACCCTAGTGTCATTAATTGGGACACTTGTTGTGACTTATTTGCTACCAAAGAGCCATTTTGTAAAACCAGAGGCTGAACTCGGTAGGTGGCCGCTGAAGAAAGCTGACTTTAACGGTTTTTGCCACCATCTAGCGGATCCTAAATTACGGCTTATTTACCTTATTGGCGGCTTGGCCTTTATGGTGATGGTAAATCAGTTTAGTTATATTCAGCTGCACTTGATGGATAATCCTTTTAAGTTAGGCCGCTTTGAAGTGACACTCATTTTCCTTTGTTACCTCAGCGGGACCTATGCTTCTTATTGTTCGGCTAAATGGCTCGGAAGATTTGGACTCAATAAAGTCTTTATCTGCTCGGTGTCGGCGTTACTTGCTGGAACCTTGCTTACCTTATTCGATACTTTAGCGGCAATCTTTGCTGGTTTTTTACTTTCAGCATTTGGCTTCTTCTTAATTCATAGTAGCTGTAACGCTTGGGTAGCCTATAGAGCTAAACAGCATCGCGCTAAAGCCACGGCACTGTATCTGTGTAGCTATTACTTAGGCGCTGCGATGGGGGGGCCTTATTTACTGCCATTTTGGCTGGTATGGGGTTGGCAAGGCGTAGTGCTAGGATCTGTACTTGGATTAATGGTGTTGGTATTCGTCGTATTTAAGCTTGTCCAACCTAAGTCGGCATCAAGTTCATTATTGATGGATCTGTAACGGCAAAATACCTTGGAAAGGTTTGAGGGGAAGGGCGGAATCATTATCGATTTTTACCGCAAGTAATGAGTGGGCTTTAACTTTATGTTTATCCTGCTTTAAACTCCATACTTGACCCTTCCTCTTTATTTATTGGGAGAGATCTGCTGCATGATCTGGTCACTGGGTAACAATTCAAGGTGACCATTTTCATCAAAATACCAACCTGTTATAAAGCCTTTCTGGCGCATTTGAACTAAATTTTTCATAACTGATTTAGCTTCCACCAGTGCAGTATCTTGATCGTATTGGCAAGTGAGTTTCAAGTAGGCCGCAATACTTGCTAATGAAGCGGATTGGCTGACATCTGCCATAAGGTTTGTCCAAAGAAGGGTTATCCTAAAAGGATAGTAGACAACACTCATGAGTGACAAAAATACTAAGTAAATAGTTTAGCGCAAAAGAGCGTTAACTTGAGAGTGGCTATAGCTTTCGAGTGTTACTTTTCGGAAGTTACCTAGATTTTGGGTTTGACTAAGGCTAGTTGGAATAATCGTTTGGTGTGGATAACAAAAGAGTTAATAACTGGGTAAATATTGATGAGGTAAAACTGAAAAGGGTAGTAAAAGAATGGTGGTCGATACTGGGCTCGAACCAGTGACCCCCTCCTTGTAAGGGAGGTGCTCTCCCAGCTGAGCTAATCGACCTGGGATTTCATAATGTTTTAATTCTTTATGAAAAGAATGGTGGTCGATACTGGGCTCGAACCAGTGACCCCCTCCTTGTAAGGGAGGTGCTCTCCCAGCTGAGCTAATCGACCTGGGATTTCATAATGTTTTAATTCTTTATGAAAAGAATGGTGGTCGATACTGGGCTCGAACCAGTGACCCCCTCCTTGTAAGGGAGGTGCTCTCCCAGCTGAGCTAATCGACCTGGGATCTCATAATGTTTTAATTCTTTATGAAAAGAATGGTGGTCGATACTGGGCTCGAACCAGTGACCCCCTCCTTGTAAGGGAGGTGCTCTCCCAGCTGAGCTAATCGACCTGGGATTTCATAATGTTTTAATTCTTTATGAAAAGAATGGTGGTCGATACTGGGCTCGAACCAGTGACCCCCTCCTTGTAAGGGAGGTGCTCTCCCAGCTGAGCTAATCGACCTGGGATTTCATAATGTTTTAATTCTTTACGAAAAGAATGGTGGTCGATACTGGGCTCGAACCAGTGACCCCCTCCTTGTAAGGGAGGTGCTCTCCCAGCTGAGCTAATCGACCTGGGATCTCATAATGTTTTAATTCTTTATGAAAAGAATGGTGGTCGATACTGGGCTCGAACCAGTGACCCCCTCCTTGTAAGGGAGGTGCTCTCCCAGCTGAGCTAATCGACCTGGGATTTCATAATGTTTTAATTCTTTACGAAAAGAATGGTGGTCGATACTGGGCTCGAACCAGTGACCCCCTCCTTGTAAGGGAGGTGCTCTCCCAGCTGAGCTAATCGACCTGGGATCTCATAATGTTTTAATTCTTTACGAAAAGAATGGTGGTCGATACTGGGCTCGAACCAGTGACCCCCTCCTTGTAAGGGAGGTGCTCTCCCAGCTGAGCTAATCGACCTGGGATTTCATAATGTTTTAATTCTTTATGAAAAGAATGGTGGTCGATACTGGGCTCGAACCAGTGACCCCCTCCTTGTAAGGGAGGTGCTCTCCCAGCTGAGCTAATCGACCTGGGATTTACACAATGATTTAATTCTTTATAAAAAAGAATGGTGGTCGATACTGGGCTCGAACCAGTGACCCCCTCCTTGTAAGGGAGGTGCTCTCCCAGCTGAGCTAATCGACCTCGCTGTGTGGGGCCGTATTATAGGGAGGAACGATCCACTGTCAACGCTTTTTTTAGATAAAAGAACGAGTACGGTTCAATTTTGCGCGTGTTGCTGCATAGTTAATCAGAGCTGGGCCGTTATAGCAAAAAAAGGTTAAAAATTAGCTTGAAAATATGATGACATGCTCGATCTACTTCTCCAACCTAGGCAACGAATATAGTAGGGAACTCTTCTATAATTGCTTATTTCTCAATTTTATCGGTTTTCTACTCTTTGAAAATTGAAGTTTATGGATATCTAAATCTGGGTAGGGAGATTTAAGTTGATAGTGTGAATGTTAACAAGGGCTGGCCATGAGGCGCACCCTTAAAGATCAATCTCAAATGCATGCTTTCTATATAGAGCCTCTAGGTTTTAGATTTTGGTTCTGTCTTTCGGCCTCATTCTAAGTATTGCCTTTACTAGCCGTTATTACTAACTCCCCAGTAACTCCTCTATATTGAAGTGTTGTGCTTGTTACATCTGCTTTTTGAAGTAGGGGGGAGAGTCGCTACTGCTATACAATAGATAAAATTATAAACCGCAGAAAGACAGGTTTTTCCCACAAAATTGGCCATATAGTAGTAGATCTATTTTCCCTAGCCCTTTTGGCTGTTAGAATATGCGCCACATTCATTAGTACAGTCTATTATTTAGGCTTTCTACATAGGTCAATGTCCATTATGACAGTTAAGACGCGTTTTGCTCCAAGCCCTACCGGCTTTTTGCACGTTGGTGGTGCTCGTACAGCACTTTATTCATGGTTATATGCACGCGCAAACCAAGGTGAGTTTGTTTTACGTATCGAAGATACCGATCTTGAGCGTTCGACTCCAGAAGCATGCGCCGCAATTTTAGAAGGCATGGAATGGCTTAACCTGAATTGGGACGAAGGTCCTTACTATCAAACCAAGCGTTTTGATCGTTACAACGAAATCATTGCACAGATGCTAGAGCAGGGCACTGCATATAAGTGTTACTGTAGCCGTGAACGCATTGAAACAATGCGTGAAGAGCAAGCCGCGAAAGGTGAGCAACAAAAGTATGACGGTTGCTGCCGCGATAAAGCACCGCGTGATACTGATGAGCCATTTGTTGTGCGTTTCAAAAACCCAACAGAAGGTAGCGTTGTATTTGACGACCACGTACGTGGCCGTATTGAATTTGCAAACAGCACATTAGATGATTTGATCATCGCACGTACTGAAGGTACGCCTACTTACAACTTCTGTGTAGTTGTAGACGATTGGGATATGGGAATTACCTGCGTTGTTCGTGGTGAAGACCATATCAACAATACACCTCGTCAGATCAACATACTTAAAGCATTAGGTGCACCAGTACCAGAATATGCTCACGTATCGATGATCTTAGGCGATGACGGCGCTAAGCTATCTAAACGTCATGGTGCGGTAGGGGTGATGCAGTATCGTGATGACGGTTATTTACCAGAAGCGCTACTTAACTACTTAGTTCGCCTTGGCTGGTCTCATGGCGATCAAGAAGTCTTCTCTATTGATGAGATGAAGCAATTCTTCAACCTTGATGATATCAACAAGGCGGCGTCTGCTTTTAATACCGATAAACTGATTTGGTTAAACCAGCACTATATTAAAGAATCTGATCCGGAATATGTGGCTTCTCACCTTGAGTGGCACATGGCTGATCAAAATATTGATACAAGCAATGGTCCAAAACTGTCTGAAGTGGTTTCTGCATTGTCTGAACGTGCAAAGACATTAAAAGAACTTGCTGCATCTAGCCGCTACTTCTTTGAAGATTTTGCAGAGTTTGATGAAACTGCCGCTAAAAAGCATCTAAGAGGTGTTGCACTTGAGCCACTAACTTTGTTCCAGACTAAATTAGCTGGATTAAATGATTGGACTTTAGAAGCTATTCATCAAGCAATTGAAGATACAGCAACTGAATTAGAAGTAGGAATGGGTAAAGTCGGTATGCCATTACGCGTAGCCGTAACGGGCGCTGGTATGTCTCCTGCTGTCGATTTAACCATATTCTTGGTTGGAAAGGCCCGTACAGAGCAAAGAATCTCCAAAGCGATTGAATTTGTAGCAAATAGAATAAATTCGTAAAAAACGGGTTGACTCTTTTGGGTGCGCTGCATAGAATGCGCCACGCAGTTGAGACACAGCCAACGAATAGTTCGCGGTGCACTCAAAAGTGATTTAGTTAGTGAGGGGCCTTAGCTCAGCTGGGAGAGCGCAACACTGGCAGTGTTGAGGTCAGCGGTTCGATCCCGCTAGGCTCCACCAACTAACTGAATGTAAGCGTTAAGTTCTAGCCTACAGGACTTAATGAGTATTCACTCTTTGCAGAGTCTAATGCAGTCCGGGTCCCCATCGTCTAGAGGCCTAGGACACCGCCCTTTCACGGCGGTAACAGGGGTTCGAATCCCCTTGGGGATACCACTATTTATAATAATTAGACTTCGGTCTGGTTGTTCAAGCGTTAAACCTTAGCCTACAGGGTTTAATGAGTATTCACTCTTTGCAGAGTCTAATGCAGTCCGGGTCCCCATCGTCTAGAGGCCTAGGACACCGCCCTTTCACGGCGGTAACAGGGGTTCGAATCCCCTTGGGGATACCACTATTTATAATGATTAGACTTCGGTCTGGTTATTCAAGCGTTAAGTACTAGCCTACAGAACTTAACGAGTATTCACTCTTTGCAGAGTCTAATGCAGTCCGGGTCCCCATCGTCTAGAGGCCTAGGACACCGCCCTTTCACGGCGGTAACAGGGGTTCGAATCCCCTTGGGGATACCACTATTTATAATAATTAGACTTCGGTCTGGTTGTTCAAGCGTTAAGTACTAGCCTACAGAACTTAACGAGTATTCACTCTTTGCAGAGTCTAATGCAGTCCGGGTCCCCATCGTCTAGAGGCCTAGGACACCGCCCTTTCACGGCGGTAACAGGGGTTCGAATCCCCTTGGGGATACCACTATTTATAATGATTAGACTTCGGTCTGGTTGTTCAAGCGTTAAACCTTAGCCTACAGGGTTTAATGAGTATTCACTCTTTGCAGAGTCTAATGCAGTCCGGGTCCCCATCGTCTAGAGGCCTAGGACACCGCCCTTTCACGGCGGTAACAGGGGTTCGAATCCCCTTGGGGATACCACTATTTATAATAATTAGACTTCGGTCTGGTTATTCAAGCGTTAAACCTTAGCCTACAGGGTTTAATGAGTATTCACTCTTTGCAGAGTCTAATGCAGTCCGGGTCCCCATCGTCTAGAGGCCTAGGACACCGCCCTTTCACGGCGGTAACAGGGGTTCGAATCCCCTTGGGGATACCACTATTTATAATAATTAGACTTCGGTCTGGTTGTTCAAGCGTTAAACCTTAGCCTACAGGGTTTAATGAGTATTCACTCTTTGCAGAGTCTAATGCAGTCCGGGTCCCCATCGTCTAGAGGCCTAGGACACCGCCCTTTCACGGCGGTAACAGGGGTTCGAATCCCCTTGGGGATACCACTATTTATAATGATTAGACTTCGGTCTGGTTATTCAAGCGTTAAGTACTAGCCTACAGAACTTAACGAGTATTCACTCTTTGCAGAGTCTAATGCAGTCCGGGTCCCCATCGTCTAGAGGCCTAGGACACCGCCCTTTCACGGCGGTAACAGGGGTTCGAATCCCCTTGGGGATACCACTATTTATAATAATTAGACTTGAGTCTGGTTATTCAAGCGTTAAACCTTAGCCTACAGGGTTTAATGAGTATTCACTCTTTGCAGAGTCTAATGCAGTCCTAGCTCTTGTTTATAAAGAGTCATCGTCTAGATGATAATACCTAGGACACCGCGCTATTCTTGTTAAGAACAGCACGGCGGTTTCACTTTAATAGCCTTCTAAAGTGTTACTTATAGGTCTTCGTTATATTAGAAGTAAAACAATATGTCCGGGTCCCCATCGTCTAGAGGCCTAGGACACCGCCCTTTCACGGCGGTAACAGGGGTTCGAATCCCCTTGGGGATACCACTATTTATAATGATTAGACTTCGGTCTGGTTATTCAAGCGTTAAGTACTAGCCTACAGAACTTAATGAGTATTCACTCTTTGCAGAGTCTAATGCAGTCCGGGTCCCCATCGTCTAGAGGCCTAGGACACCGCCCTTTCACGGCGGTAACAGGGGTTCGAATCCCCTTGGGGATACCACTATTTATAATGATTAGACTTCGGTCTGGTTGTTCAAGCGTTAAACCTTAGCCTACAGGGTTTAATGAGTATTCACTCTTTGCAGAGTCTAATGCAGTCCGGGTCCCCATCGTCTAGAGGCCTAGGACACCGCCCTTTCA
Protein-coding sequences here:
- a CDS encoding fumarylacetoacetate hydrolase family protein, which produces MKLASYDNGRRDGQLMLVSKDLTKAVAVPAIAHTMQQLMDAWELLNPQLVELYDALNKGMMDNAVDFDESKCLSPLPRAYQWADGSAYVNHVELVRKARGAEMPETFWTDPLVYQGGSDCFIAPKADIPLGSEEWGIDFESEIAVITDDVPMGVTVDNAAKHIKLLMLVNDVSLRNLIPGELAKGFGFFQSKPSSSFSPVAVTPDELDDKWQDSKIHLPLITHLNSELFGRPNAGVDMTFNFSQLVSHVAKTRPLGAGAIIGSGTISNYDRSAGSSCLAETRMLETIADGKPSTSFMGFGDRVRIEMLDEDNNSIFGSIDQQVVQYKA
- the maiA gene encoding maleylacetoacetate isomerase, whose product is MKLYGYWRSSAAYRVRIAMNLKSLAAEQVSVHLVKDGGEQHSREYQQINTQELVPSLMIDDNGQQRVLTQSLAIIEYMEEVYPEVALLPSAPFDKSIVRAMALTVACEVHPLNNLKVLQYLANELDTTDEKKAAWYHHWVQEGFSALEKQLEQHSGLFCFGDTPSLADICLVPQVYNAKRFKVDMSPYPNIERINVHCLTQQAFIDAIPENQLDAS
- a CDS encoding LysR family transcriptional regulator is translated as MDIKQLKYLDALITAGSFTKAAERLNMAQPALSQSIKRLEQELGVTLVDRGANKSSKTLSLTAEGSALHQHAKLIIKNMAQAEAHIKSMANLTMGEVRVAVPGMLGSYYLPRRLMAFRHQHSELKLSLFEGGTRDTLRMLQNEDVDIAIITANDLTDEFDSHLLLQEQMVVAVGKEHPLAKLDTVTLQAFFQHELVFFKPGYFHRDWMLEQAEKLGLKANIAFETNLINLIKQVVAQEYGITSVLEMVIEKHDNICAKPFNPPIFLDLHIAWKKQRPISQADKAFVEFLMQNR
- a CDS encoding MFS transporter, which encodes MNTRSQAKQDGSEIRLIIGLSIASMVIFINLYLVQGMLPLIADSFSVSKSHATLLLSVTSFTMAFSLLLFAVLSDRVGRKKPILVSLYLLVILDFCAFFITEFNQLILLRMLQGALLASVPAMAMAYFKDELGNNALLKAGAIYIAANSVGGIAGRLLGGGMAQYLDWQQAMALLTLVSLIGTLVVTYLLPKSHFVKPEAELGRWPLKKADFNGFCHHLADPKLRLIYLIGGLAFMVMVNQFSYIQLHLMDNPFKLGRFEVTLIFLCYLSGTYASYCSAKWLGRFGLNKVFICSVSALLAGTLLTLFDTLAAIFAGFLLSAFGFFLIHSSCNAWVAYRAKQHRAKATALYLCSYYLGAAMGGPYLLPFWLVWGWQGVVLGSVLGLMVLVFVVFKLVQPKSASSSLLMDL
- the gltX gene encoding glutamate--tRNA ligase, which gives rise to MTVKTRFAPSPTGFLHVGGARTALYSWLYARANQGEFVLRIEDTDLERSTPEACAAILEGMEWLNLNWDEGPYYQTKRFDRYNEIIAQMLEQGTAYKCYCSRERIETMREEQAAKGEQQKYDGCCRDKAPRDTDEPFVVRFKNPTEGSVVFDDHVRGRIEFANSTLDDLIIARTEGTPTYNFCVVVDDWDMGITCVVRGEDHINNTPRQINILKALGAPVPEYAHVSMILGDDGAKLSKRHGAVGVMQYRDDGYLPEALLNYLVRLGWSHGDQEVFSIDEMKQFFNLDDINKAASAFNTDKLIWLNQHYIKESDPEYVASHLEWHMADQNIDTSNGPKLSEVVSALSERAKTLKELAASSRYFFEDFAEFDETAAKKHLRGVALEPLTLFQTKLAGLNDWTLEAIHQAIEDTATELEVGMGKVGMPLRVAVTGAGMSPAVDLTIFLVGKARTEQRISKAIEFVANRINS